AATATATCTTCTGAATTTTTATAAAGTAAATACCAGGCTTCTTTGCTTTTAGGATTTTTTCTTAGACTACGTTTCAAATAGTTAATTGCAGATTTCTTAAATAGCGGGATTTCTGTTTTTTCGTGCCATTCTAACTTCCTAATTGCAATTTGAAAATCTGAGGAGTCCTTATTTGATGATGAGAAATATCTTAGATCATTTTTACAGTCGTGTTCAAGCCATTCTGAGCTCCATGGGGAATAGTTTTTATTCATGAATTCCAAAATACATTCTTGTAGAAGGTAATTATTATAATTAGTCCTCATAGCATGCTCTTCTGAAACGTAAGCTGCGGCTTCGAGATAATTTTGTTTATTAGCTTCAATATTTTCTATGACCTTATTCTTGAGGGGAGTAATTTTATTGTCAAGCAATGAATCAAGTTCTCTTTCGACCTTAAACTTTTCTCTCAATAATTTTCGTTTTACGCCATTTTTGATTAGATCTGAGGCAAGCATTTGTGCGGTATTAACAATCAGGGCGTCAGCATTTGGATCGTTGGTAATATTTAAATCTGCAATTTCAAGTTCTTGGAATAATGTTTGAACGGCGGCATCAACAGCCATAAAATAATCATTTCTAATGTTTGCGCTTTGTATTTGGATTTCTGCTCTTAAATAGTCAGTCTCCTTCAATAGATTCTGTGCTGTTTCCTTATCATTCACTTCAAAGGATTTTATTGAATCTAAAGCTTCAGGAAAGATTTCAGGCCTATCTATAATAACCCGAAAAAAATTGACGGCTGATTTCGCAGCCTCTGCGGTTCTGGGGTCAATGTTGAGCTCTTGAGCTAATATATCGTAATCTACAAGAGATGGCTGGCCTAACAATTGATTAGACTGAAAAAAAAAAGTTACACCAAATAAAAGAAAGGCAGATCTTACTACTTGACCTACAATAAGATTATTCATCGTACAACTATTGAATGCAAATATTAAATATTAATAAATACTTGCTCAAGTAAGGAATTGGGGGGAGACAAATAGCAATAATGATTAAATATATAAAAATTTGTTAAAAAGGGAAACTCTAATAAGGCCTCTGTATAATTGGAGTTATAGGTTAAAATGAAGAATTCATCTCTTTTTTGATCGATTCCTATTTTAACTAACTACTCAATTTTGCAATCCTTTTCATCTCATCACTCACCCTTTTCTGTACAATTCTGCCATAATATTCCTGGGTTATCTTAATACTGGAATGTCCTAAGAGTTCACTGACTACCTCCATAGGTACATCATTATAAAGCAACACGGTGGATGCAAATGTCTTCCGAGCCATGTGGTGACTAATTTTCTTTTTAATACTTACAATAGCCCCGATCTCCTTCAGATAGGAGTTTATTTTCTGATTACTAATAACGGGTAGTATAAATTCCTGCTGAGTATCATATTCATTGAGAATATCTTTTGCTTTGGGTAATAACGGTACAGAAATCTTTTTACCTGTTTTCTTCCGCTCCATTTGGATCCACTCATTTCCGTCAAAACCTTTTATGATGTGTTCATGCTTCAGGTGCTTCATTTCGTGGTAGGCCAAGCCTGTATAACAGCAGAAAATGAATAAGTCTCGTACCAGTTTTAACCTGGGCTGTTCTAACGGATAGTTTTGGAGTCTTTCTAATTCCTCAACTGTAAGGAAAATAACCCCTTTGATTACTCTGCCCGGTTTGTGGAGTGCAAAAGGATCCTTGTCCAAATATCCTTCGGCTACAGCCGTCCTAATCGGCTTTCTGAAGCGTTGAATAGTCTTATTTACGGTAACCTGACGTTGACTCAGTTCTGTTTTTAAATAAAATTCTAAATCATCTAGAAAATGGGGTTTTAATTCCTGTAACGGGATATCCTTTTTCTTGTATTTCCATTTAATAAAGGACTGAGCTTGCAAACAAGCATAATAGTATTTCTTCCAGGTGGCCAGTTCAATGTCAATTCCTATAAGCTTCTTCTTTTTTTGCAGGAACTCCTTAAAGTAGGCGATTAAGTAGGTGTCCTGGAGGGTTGGCTTTCCCAGATAATGCTGAAATACATCCTCAATCGTAAATTCAATTTCAGAGAGCTGCAGTTTTAAATATTCCTTTTTGATATTAGCCGCTATGATCTGTAACTGAGTATTTAATTGTTGGTTTTCAATAGATTTAGATA
This DNA window, taken from Muriicola soli, encodes the following:
- a CDS encoding site-specific integrase; this translates as MNQQNLLVLFYLNKSKINKKGTCPIKCRITYKKRRKEFSVGEFVNPIEWNAKKQRAISKSIENQQLNTQLQIIAANIKKEYLKLQLSEIEFTIEDVFQHYLGKPTLQDTYLIAYFKEFLQKKKKLIGIDIELATWKKYYYACLQAQSFIKWKYKKKDIPLQELKPHFLDDLEFYLKTELSQRQVTVNKTIQRFRKPIRTAVAEGYLDKDPFALHKPGRVIKGVIFLTVEELERLQNYPLEQPRLKLVRDLFIFCCYTGLAYHEMKHLKHEHIIKGFDGNEWIQMERKKTGKKISVPLLPKAKDILNEYDTQQEFILPVISNQKINSYLKEIGAIVSIKKKISHHMARKTFASTVLLYNDVPMEVVSELLGHSSIKITQEYYGRIVQKRVSDEMKRIAKLSS